TGCCCTCGGAGCACCGGAGTGACTGCGTCCCGCATCTGGCGTCGCAGCAAGGTGGCCTGCGATAGCTCGCCGCTGAACCAGCGTTCAAGCACAGCCACCACACCTGTCAGGTGGGTGGTGGCGTGCTCGAGGGTGCCGGTATTGATCTCAGCGCCAAGCCGCTGAAGAGTCAGGGCCCGCCAGGTCTCGGGGGTGATGGCCTCCAGCTCCGGCAGGCAGGCGGTGATGCGCCCGGACCAGGCATCCACGCCGGCACCCCAGGCATCGACATACGCGAGGATGGTCTCCAGCAGGCGTGTGATACGGACCTGGTCGGGTATGCCACCGAGTGCCGCGGCCATCCGGGACTGCCACTGGCTGGCCTCCCTCGCCATGACATCCAGGGTGGTCTCGACGACGGAGAACTCCCGGGAAGCGTCCTCAAGACGCTCACCGGCCAGAGCGTCCAGAGCGGCCCGGAGTCGGTCGGCGAGCACAGCGGGCGCCAGCAGGACCGCGGTGGAGCCGGGTCCGAGGTCCCTCTCGACGGCTCTGACAGCCTGGTTGAGAGCGGCCCCCGCCTCGGTGAGCTGGTACCTGTAGCGGTTGCGGAGGAACTCCTCCTCGGTGGTGGCCTTGTCCTGCCAAGCTTCGCAGGTGCCCCAGGCCACCAGGGATGCCAGCCGGTCGGTCAGGTTAAGCTCGCTGAGCAGTTCTGCCGCGGAATCCGCAGGCAGCCGGGCACGAATCAGGGTGGTCAGTTCGTCATGTCCCACCCCGGTGAGCGAGACCTCCTGCTGGGCGGCGAGTACGTCGACGATGAGCCGGTACTGGCGGGCATGGGATCCGGCGAGATAGCTGGCTGCGCGTATCTCTCCTGGAATCGTCAGCAGGTTCCAGGGCGACGTCTCCCCTTGTCCAGCATCAGTCACGGAATCCACCCTACCCAGGGTCAGGGGCATGGCCCCGGGGGTCCCGGGAACCACGCCCCTAGCCTGCGGCAGGCAGCCTCAGGTGATGCGGCCCGTCTTGGGCAGGCCAGGCCTGACCGGTGCTCTGGTCGGGTCGGCAGTCGGCTGCCCTGGCGTGGCTGGGGAACTGCCGGGATCCGCAGGCGCGTCCGAGGTTACGGACGGCGACGGGGCCGGGCCAGCTCCCTTCCTCACCTCACCGGTGATGGCCTCCGTGACTCCCTGGGCGTTGTCGAAGACCACCGCCATGTAGCCGAGCGGCTTCTGCTGGGTGGAGGCAGCTTCATTGAGCTCGAGGCTGAAGGTTTTCGCCTCGCCCCGGTTGACCTTGAAGAACTGGCCGTCGTTGAATGGTTTGTTCGCCGGGTCGTACTGAGCCCACTGATCGATCGTGTCGACGACTTTCTCATTCTTGATGTCGGTGACCGAGGCGGTGTAGCTGAATTTGCCTTTGATACCGAGCTGGCTGGCCACAACCTGTAGCACCACGGTGCTCGAGTCCGTTGGTGAAAGGGTCATTGACCCGGAGGCATAGATATTCCCGGATGACAGATCAGCCACGAACACCTCGGCGACGCCGTTGATCTCCTTGTCACGCACCCAGCCAGAATCCGCGCTGATGATGCGATAGTCAGCCTTGCCGTCGTTGTCATTGTCGATATCGACGTTGTATATGAGCTGGGCCGGGTTGGAGAACCGGGAGCTGGAGTTCAGGGCGAAGTTCACCGTCCGCAACGAGTCGTCGCCGTAGCTTGCCACGCCAACGCTGGCCAGGTCCTGGCCGCTGTCGATGTCATCGGGCACATCCGCCGGATCGCTCAGCCCCCATGTGTAGAGCGCGGTGTAGGCGTCAACCGCGCCACCCTCGTTGGTGAAGGCCACATCGGTGCCCTTCGGAGTGAGGGTCGCTGCGGACTTGACGGTGGACAGTGAACGCGGCACCAGCAGGTAGGGCATGCTCAGCGTCTGCCCGCCACCACCGGTGAAACGCAGGTTTCCGGAGACCTCGTAGAACCAGGGAGAATTCGGGCTCGCGATGCTGCTAGGCACCTCCGACGCGGGCAGGGTGATCTTGACGTCCACATCCACGCTGTCACCCGCCGGAACCGTGACGCTCTCCTGGGCGAGCGAGACGGTGGCATTGAGCGATCTCCCGGAGGGCTGCACTGCAGCGGTGAGCTGGACCGTCTCGGTGCCCTTGTTGACGAGAGTCACCTTCCGGGTTGCCTCGAAGGTGGAGGCCGACTCGGCATAGCCGAAGCTGAGATTCGGCTCGCGCACGGCCACCCCGTTGACATCGGTGGAGTCCCCGTAGACGATGACCGAGGCTCCGACGGCGTCAGCTGGGTCAACCAGGCCACCAGCACGAGTTGTCTGGTAGTTGGCAATCTTCTCAGGATCAGCGGTGTTTACCACCGCTGCGGAGATCTCCTGGGAGCTCCAGCCGGGATGAGCCTGCTTCGCCAGGGCTGCGACCCCAGCCACGTATGGAGAAGCCATGGAGGTGCCGGATTTGACGTTGCCGAGGTCGCCAGTCCCCACAGCTGCGGACAGGATCGAGACGCCGGGTGCCGTCACATTCGGGCGCAGCGCCGAGTCACCGGTGCGCGGCCCCGATGAGCTGAAGCCCGCGACCTTGCTGAACTCAGGATTGGTGATGGAATCCGCAGTAAGCGCGACCTCCTTATCATGCGCCGCGATGAGTGCCTCGCCGTCGGAGGACTTAACGCCAAGCAGCGGGACGCTGACCCGCCACTGTTCGCCAGTCTCGGGATTGCCGGTGATCAGCCCCTCATAGGGAGGCAGCTCATCGCTGTCATTGATCATGATGGCCCCGGCAAGTCCCCAGCGCTGGGCGTTCATGGCGCGCAGCACGCGGGCGCAGCCACCACGCTTGGTGACCACGATGGACCCGCGTGGAACGCTGGCGTATTCATCACGGTCGCAACCGGTGGACACCTCGTCTCCGGTCTTCAGGACGTGGAGTTTGGCGCTGGCAGGCAGGGCTGCCCCATTGATGTTCATGGCCTGGATCATCGTGCCATCGACGCTTAGCTGCGCAGCCGGGTAGTCCTGGATTGCGTCGTTGGCAGCGACGGAGATCACCCCGGAGGCCACTCCCGGTGAGCCGGTCAGATAGGGCTGCGGCCCCGAGTTGCCCGCCGATGCCACCACCACAATCCCAGCGGCGATGGCGTTGGAGACAGCTGTGGCATCGGGATCTGTGGCCTTGCCGAAAGCTGAGCCGAGTGACAGGTTGATCACGTCCATGTGGTTCTTGACGGCCCAGTCGACGGCCTCGGTCGTCAGATCAGTCCCGCCCTCGCAGCCGAAAGTCTTCAACGCGTACAGGTCCGTCTCAGGAGCGACGCCGGGGCCGATACGGAATTCATTGTTGAAGGTGTTCTTGTCGTAGGGACCCTGGAAGGTGTCACCGTCCGCGGTCACTCCCGAGCCTGCGGCCGTGGCGGCCACGTGGGTGCCATGCCCGGCCTTCTCGCAGTCGATGGGGTTGGCGTCCGGCTGGGGAGTGTTGTACCCGTTGTAGGAGTCGCCGGCGAAGTCATACCCGCCTTTCAATCGGGAACCGTAATAGGGTATGGGATCTGCGGCTGCGGTGGCCTCGGCGAATGCGTCCGGAGTGCCCTCCCCTCCAAAGGTGGCATGGGTGTAGTCGATGCCGGTGTCGATCACGGCCACCTTGACGCTCTTGCCCGTATATCCGGCGCCGCCCGCACCCTGCCAGGCATCTGGGGTGCCGGCATAGGGCACGCTGACCCGATTGCTCCGCTCGCGCACCGGTATGGCGCGGACGGCCTTGACGCCGGATATCTGCTCAATGTCCGCCAGTCTTCCGCTATCAATGGTTACCCGCATCCCGTTGTAGGCCGACTGCATGCGCAGCTCCGGGTTCTCGGCGGAGCCCCCCAGAGCCGCTATCTGCGCGGCTACTTTGTCCTGGGTAGCGGAGAGCCTGTCCTGTATCTGTTTCTCCTCCGCCTCGCTCAGGGAACCCCCCGCGCGTGCCCTCACCACTGCGACTGGTTCCTCTTCGAGTTCCACCATGACCGTGACCTGTCCCTCCTCCTTCAGGAGTTTCTTGGCCGCCTCAGCGGGAATCTGGGTTTTGGGAGCCGACTCGATCAGATCGGACATGTTCTCTGGTTCTGCCTTCTCATCGGCCTCATCGGCAGAGGCCACCGCCGCGGGGATGAGAAGCACCAGAGCCCCCAGGGTGGCCAGTAGTCTGCTACGCCGCACGCTTCTGCCTTTCTTTTATTCTTAGTGTGATTCTGGATGGCACAACCAAAGGTAGCGACATGTCGTCCAGATATTTTAGGTAGACCTTAATTCCATGGAACTGTTTTGTGAACCCCCTGTAGAGGGAAATGGCCATTCCATACCTTTTCTCACTATCCCTGCTAACCTTCGGAGACGCCGGGGTGCCCCGCAACAAGGGGCTGAGATCAAACTCGTCGAACCTGATGCAGTTCGCACTGACGAAGGGAGCGTTATGAACGTCGCATCTGTCCTCACACAACTCCGCGCCACGACCCCGTTGGTCCATTGCCTGACCAACACCGTCGTGCCGCAGATCACCGCCAATGTCCTGCTGGCTGCCGGAGCGGCCCCCGCGATGATCGACCTTCCGGAGGAGGCCGGGATCTTCGCTGGGGTAGCCTCCGCCGTGCTCATCAATGTGGGCAATGGCTCCTCGGAGCAACATAAGGCCCAGCGGACAGTGGCACTGGCGGCACGGGATGCCGGGACACCCTGGGTACTCGACCCGGTGGCGGTCGGCTCCCTCCCCGTCAGGACCGCACTGGCACGAGAGCTACTGGCCTGCTCCCCCACCGCCATCCGGGGCAACGCCTCCGAGATCCTCGGGCTGGCCGGGACCAGCACTGGAGGACGGGGTGTGGATGCCACCGATCCGGTGGAGGCTGCCGTGGAGGTGGCACAGGAACTGGCCGCCGAGCACGGCACCGTCGTCGCCATCTCCGGCCAGACCGATGTGGTCGTGAGTCCTTCCAGGACCACGCGCATCCACGGCGGCGACCCCCTGCTGCCGCTGGTGATCGGCACGGGTTGCTCGCTCGGCGCAGTGGTCGCGGCCGCCCTCGGCGCCACGCGCGAGCAGCCCTGTCCGCACGACGCCACCGTCGCCGCCCACGCCCTGTTCGCAGCCGCAGGCATCGTGGCTGGCCGGGATGCGAAGGGCCCGGCGAGCTTTGAGGTGGTCTGGCGCGACGCGCTTTACGCGTTGACCCCGGATGAGGTAGCCGGGCTGGCCGCCGTTGAGGAGTCCTGATGACAGTCGACTGGCGGCTCTACTACGTCACCGACCCGAGCCTGGCCGGTGGCCGCGACAAGGTGGCCAGCACCGTCGAGCAGGCCGTCCTGGGAGGGGCGACGGTGGTCCAGTTCCGGGACAAGGAAGCCGACGACCAGGCCTTCCGGCAGGGCGTGCTCGCCTGCCAGAAGGCCATCGAGAGGGCAGTGACCAAAGGCGCAGCCGGCGCGGAGCTGTTCGTCAACGACCGGCTGGAGGTCGCGACCCAGCTGGGGACGCACCTGCACATCGGCCAGTCTGACGGCGATCCGGCGCGAATCCGCGCGCGGCTGGGTCCTGGCCGGTTGCTGGGCATCTCGGTGAGTTCCCGCAGCGAGCTGGAGGCAGTGGTCCTGGGCGGCCACGCGGACGTGATAGGCCTCTCCCCGGTCTGGGACACCAGCACCAAGACCGACACCGCAGCTGCCCTGGAGCTAGAAGGGGTCCGGGAGCTGCTGGCGGCCAAGCCGGCGGAACTGCCGGCAGTGGCCATCGGGGGAATCACCATCGCCAACGCCGCTGAGGTCATCGCCACCGGGGTGGATGGCATCTGCGTGGTGTCGGCCATCGCCGCTGCCGCCTGCCCACGGGAGGCAGCAGCACAACTGAGGGCGCTCTGGGAGGAAGCATGACGCCGAGAACCGCACTGTCCATAGCCGGTTCCGACCCGAGCGGCGGCGCCGGCATCCAGGCCGACTTGAAGACCTTCGCCGCCCTCGGGGTCTACGGAATGGCTGCGATCGCCGGCCTGACTGCGCAGAACACCCAGGGGGTGCGGGCGGCGTCGGCACTCGACCCCGGATTCGTCGTGGCACAGGTGGAGGCGGTCCTCGACGACATCGAGGTGCACGCGACAAAACTCGGGATGCTCACGAACACCGGGATCGCTCAGGCGGTGGCGGAACTGATCTTAAGGCGCCGGGAGGACTTCGGTTTCGTCGTCCTCGACCCTGTGATGGTGGCGACCTCGGGTGACAGGCTATTGACGGACGACGCTATAGCGGTGGTCCGCACCCAGCTGCTGCCGCTGGCTGACCTGGTCACCCCCAATGTCCCGGAGACCGCGGTGCTGACGGGT
The sequence above is drawn from the Arachnia rubra genome and encodes:
- a CDS encoding DUF2397 domain-containing protein, whose translation is MTDAGQGETSPWNLLTIPGEIRAASYLAGSHARQYRLIVDVLAAQQEVSLTGVGHDELTTLIRARLPADSAAELLSELNLTDRLASLVAWGTCEAWQDKATTEEEFLRNRYRYQLTEAGAALNQAVRAVERDLGPGSTAVLLAPAVLADRLRAALDALAGERLEDASREFSVVETTLDVMAREASQWQSRMAAALGGIPDQVRITRLLETILAYVDAWGAGVDAWSGRITACLPELEAITPETWRALTLQRLGAEINTGTLEHATTHLTGVVAVLERWFSGELSQATLLRRQMRDAVTPVLRGHRALLSAGGTVSRSAELARLADAVARATDDATAWQVFAAGTGLYSARHLALETPEVPGSPSTWEAPPVPVSKRLRTQGSRSLSGRAPRVVDRSKARALARAAAAHDQAALREAERRLVSRSGTYLSEWPALGPEETRLFLGLLTAAREAEGAGSSADGRWSMKLTPVDPPRSAICVTDEGRLVLADALVEFTA
- a CDS encoding S8 family peptidase, whose protein sequence is MRRSRLLATLGALVLLIPAAVASADEADEKAEPENMSDLIESAPKTQIPAEAAKKLLKEEGQVTVMVELEEEPVAVVRARAGGSLSEAEEKQIQDRLSATQDKVAAQIAALGGSAENPELRMQSAYNGMRVTIDSGRLADIEQISGVKAVRAIPVRERSNRVSVPYAGTPDAWQGAGGAGYTGKSVKVAVIDTGIDYTHATFGGEGTPDAFAEATAAADPIPYYGSRLKGGYDFAGDSYNGYNTPQPDANPIDCEKAGHGTHVAATAAGSGVTADGDTFQGPYDKNTFNNEFRIGPGVAPETDLYALKTFGCEGGTDLTTEAVDWAVKNHMDVINLSLGSAFGKATDPDATAVSNAIAAGIVVVASAGNSGPQPYLTGSPGVASGVISVAANDAIQDYPAAQLSVDGTMIQAMNINGAALPASAKLHVLKTGDEVSTGCDRDEYASVPRGSIVVTKRGGCARVLRAMNAQRWGLAGAIMINDSDELPPYEGLITGNPETGEQWRVSVPLLGVKSSDGEALIAAHDKEVALTADSITNPEFSKVAGFSSSGPRTGDSALRPNVTAPGVSILSAAVGTGDLGNVKSGTSMASPYVAGVAALAKQAHPGWSSQEISAAVVNTADPEKIANYQTTRAGGLVDPADAVGASVIVYGDSTDVNGVAVREPNLSFGYAESASTFEATRKVTLVNKGTETVQLTAAVQPSGRSLNATVSLAQESVTVPAGDSVDVDVKITLPASEVPSSIASPNSPWFYEVSGNLRFTGGGGQTLSMPYLLVPRSLSTVKSAATLTPKGTDVAFTNEGGAVDAYTALYTWGLSDPADVPDDIDSGQDLASVGVASYGDDSLRTVNFALNSSSRFSNPAQLIYNVDIDNDNDGKADYRIISADSGWVRDKEINGVAEVFVADLSSGNIYASGSMTLSPTDSSTVVLQVVASQLGIKGKFSYTASVTDIKNEKVVDTIDQWAQYDPANKPFNDGQFFKVNRGEAKTFSLELNEAASTQQKPLGYMAVVFDNAQGVTEAITGEVRKGAGPAPSPSVTSDAPADPGSSPATPGQPTADPTRAPVRPGLPKTGRIT
- the thiM gene encoding hydroxyethylthiazole kinase, encoding MNVASVLTQLRATTPLVHCLTNTVVPQITANVLLAAGAAPAMIDLPEEAGIFAGVASAVLINVGNGSSEQHKAQRTVALAARDAGTPWVLDPVAVGSLPVRTALARELLACSPTAIRGNASEILGLAGTSTGGRGVDATDPVEAAVEVAQELAAEHGTVVAISGQTDVVVSPSRTTRIHGGDPLLPLVIGTGCSLGAVVAAALGATREQPCPHDATVAAHALFAAAGIVAGRDAKGPASFEVVWRDALYALTPDEVAGLAAVEES
- the thiE gene encoding thiamine phosphate synthase, with product MTVDWRLYYVTDPSLAGGRDKVASTVEQAVLGGATVVQFRDKEADDQAFRQGVLACQKAIERAVTKGAAGAELFVNDRLEVATQLGTHLHIGQSDGDPARIRARLGPGRLLGISVSSRSELEAVVLGGHADVIGLSPVWDTSTKTDTAAALELEGVRELLAAKPAELPAVAIGGITIANAAEVIATGVDGICVVSAIAAAACPREAAAQLRALWEEA
- the thiD gene encoding bifunctional hydroxymethylpyrimidine kinase/phosphomethylpyrimidine kinase codes for the protein MTPRTALSIAGSDPSGGAGIQADLKTFAALGVYGMAAIAGLTAQNTQGVRAASALDPGFVVAQVEAVLDDIEVHATKLGMLTNTGIAQAVAELILRRREDFGFVVLDPVMVATSGDRLLTDDAIAVVRTQLLPLADLVTPNVPETAVLTGSPPARSAEELLAQTECLVAAGAHAVLAKGGHLEGEEMTDLLVTGKGATAFTSSRVATRNTHGTGCTLSSAIAASAARAGTAPGDVVPHQVVSAARDFLHRAIAAGADWQLSRSPKTGHGPVNHLINLARESS